TGCTCTTTTGGGTGGGGAAAAAACCCAGTAAGAGGCGTCTTAAGCTCTTATCCATGTGGACTGGGCCTAAAAAACATAGAATGGCCTCCTTAAATGCTATAGCTAAAGTCCACTGCCTTTATGAAAATGAAAGCAGGTCACATATGGAGCTGGGCCTAATGAAAACGGTGGATAGACAACTGTTACCTAGCACGTCAAAACCCCTGCTATCTAAAAAGAAGGAATCTAAACCGAAAGAGGAAAAACAAGAAAGTACATCTGAGTCCGagtacgaaaataaaaaagaaaaagaaaagatgAAACTTCTGAAAGTTCCGACGATAGTCCGCCACAAAGGACACTACGTGGAGTACCAGGCATCAGAAGCGCTGGCAAATACTGGGATCCAAAATCGTCTACATCTTCCAGTGAAGATAGCGAACAAGACACGAAAAAGAAGGCCGGAccagataaaaaagaaaaatcaccAAAAACACCTACCAGCAAATCCGATTCTGATAAACCACCGGCAAAAATGAAAAAGACAGCTGGCGTGCCTGTAAAGAAAAAACGAAATAGAAATGAAGTTGTTATGGATCTGAAAGACATGGTCGTGCAAAAACGTATGGCCAGTCTAAATGCCACAGCTATCTTGGCCGCTAGTTATGAAAAACGGTCGCCTAAATCTAATAAAGATGAAACAACGTCGGACTCCTGCAGTGATGAATCTTTTTCTCAAAAGCCAAAAAACGTAGCAGCTTCCGGCGTTAAGTCGGAATCAAAAAACGAAGAAACTAAAAAAGAAGTGGATGATGCCGCGTCGGCGGATCGAAAGCAGAAAATGGAATTTATAGTCAATCAAGATACTGATGTAACGATAACCGGTGTTTATTCTACACACCATCACGAGGGATTCTGTACTGTGTCGGGTATGCAGTATCGTATATCTTCTACAAGCCACACGCAGACTACGGCGACAGCTAATTGTGAGAAGGTAAATcacttgtaaattaattatatcgaaTCGTATATAAATTTAAGGCACGTTTATTAATTAAGGGTGTAGGTGTGTTATCGGTAGAAAGTCGGCAAATTGGTGGGCGCGTAACCCGAACGTAATAAAGACGGCGTGCCCGGTGGCGCTTcgactctcattaatacccagtAATGAAGTAAGTTCTATGTAAACACGCCTCGGGACCTCATCCGCACATTATCCTTCATCGCTTTACCTCCAGAAAGTTATCGTAGAAAAGTAAACCTTTTGTACGTGAAATAAGCAGCTAATTTCAAATGGGAGATTATTATCAAGTGGGGCGCGAACGATTTACGCGTGAAAGGAGTAATCATCGTACTACTCCTGACGCAGATTATATCGTCTGGCGCATTAATCCTTATTAatgttaaatctttaaaacctCCAGTATAGTAAcgcgatataaatatttacgctattagtatttataatcaattaaGCCACAAGAAGCTGCGGCCGTTACAATCGTGGTCAAATTAACTTGCGGATGTTTATATTACTTTTCattttatgtctatttttactcaattaaaaacacaattaattttgttatacatGAATGATTCCAATAAAGATCTATTACAGTATTCCAGCGCAACCCAATATTTGCCGAATTTCTTAATCGATTTGCAGAATAAACCGATAGCAAACTTATTTTCCACCTGACCTCGCCGAGACCTTTTTCCTTGAATCTCTCGTACCACAAAGTTGTTTCGCAGactttattgtttttacataaaCTTTCGCGGCATGCTCAAAGCTGAGGAAGAATATCAAAGAAAACACAATTTGTGAAGCTGATCTTgataactattaaatataagttttgagtttattgcggtTTCCTTTGAGCCCGCGTCTAGTTAAGCACTGGTTTATGTACAGGATGGTTGTCCGAGGGAGGACGGGGCGCGGTATACTCCACTCTCGGCGCTGTCTTCTATGCAGCCGCCTGCTGAACACACTCATAATCATCCTCATCcaggtaaataatatatttattacttttttatatagacTTTCGTTGAAAtcaattttgtgtaaaattgaGCTAACTCTACCGTTGTa
The nucleotide sequence above comes from Manduca sexta isolate Smith_Timp_Sample1 chromosome 11, JHU_Msex_v1.0, whole genome shotgun sequence. Encoded proteins:
- the LOC119189013 gene encoding uncharacterized protein LOC119189013 isoform X1; the encoded protein is MKKTAGVPVKKKRNRNEVVMDLKDMVVQKRMASLNATAILAASYEKRSPKSNKDETTSDSCSDESFSQKPKNVAASGVKSESKNEETKKEVDDAASADRKQKMEFIVNQDTDVTITGVYSTHHHEGFCTVSGMQYRISSTSHTQTTATANCEKDGCPREDGARYTPLSALSSMQPPAEHTHNHPHPVPELGGLARRAGVPARSQHHRRRRITNQVRYSSSFFRTFFCLVGKLS
- the LOC119189013 gene encoding uncharacterized protein LOC119189013 isoform X2, whose product is MKKTAGVPVKKKRNRNEVVMDLKDMVVQKRMASLNATAILAASYEKRSPKSNKDETTSDSCSDESFSQKPKNVAASGVKSESKNEETKKEVDDAASADRKQKMEFIVNQDTDVTITGVYSTHHHEGFCTVSGMQYRISSTSHTQTTATANCEKDGCPREDGARYTPLSALSSMQPPAEHTHNHPHPVPELGGLARRAGVPARSQHHRRRRITNQVIPYCMLKPAG